One part of the Populus alba chromosome 18, ASM523922v2, whole genome shotgun sequence genome encodes these proteins:
- the LOC118054186 gene encoding uncharacterized protein — translation MATTQLSLQILRPLPAASQTCGRQSYGFQSRNSAIRTRKNLKWALRLSLVDQNQPQSQSRGVDVKQLVDFLYDDLPHLFDDQGIDRTAYDERVKFRDPITKHDSISGYLFNITLLKNLFRPQFFLHWVKQTGTYEITTRWTMVMKFMLLPWKPELVFTGTSIMGINPQTGKFSSHLDFWDSIGNNNYFSLEGLWNVVKQLRIYKTPDLETPRYQILKRTANYEVRKYSPFIVVEANGDKLSGSNGFNDVTGYIFGKNSTMEKIPMTTPVFTQATDAGLSKVSIQIVLPLEKDLSSLPNPNQETISIRRVEGGIAAVDKFSGKPTEAIVYQKEKALRSCLLKDGLKPKMGCLLARYNDPGRTWEFIMRNEVLIWLEEFSLE, via the exons ATGGCCACCACTCAACTTTCCCTCCAAATCCTCCGCCCTCTACCGGCCGCCAGTCAAACCTGTGGGCGACAGAGCTACGGTTTCCAATCAAGAAATTCAGCCATCAGAACTCGGAAAAACTTGAAATGGGCCCTCAGGCTAAGCCTGGTTGACCAGAACCAGCCACAGTCACAATCAAGAGGCGTGGACGTGAAACAGCTGGTGGACTTCTTGTATGATGATCTTCCACATCTCTTCGATGATCAGGGAATTGACCGGACGGCGTATGATGAGCGTGTGAAATTCAGGGACCCCATCACTAAGCATGATAGTATAAGTGGGTATCTTTTTAACATTACTCTTTTGAAGAATCTCTTCAGGCCCCAGTTCTTCTTGCATTGGGTCAAACAG ACAGGAACTTATGAGATAACTACAAGGTGGACTATGGTGATGAAGTTCATGCTTTTGCCATGGAAACCAGAATTAGTGTTCACAGGAACCTCTATCATGGGCATCAATCCACAGACAGGAAAGTTTAGCAGCCATCTG GACTTCTGGGATTCCATAGggaataataactatttttctctTGAAGGTTTGTGGAATGTAGTTAAGCAG TTGAGAATTTACAAGACTCCTGACTTAGAAACACCCAGATATCAGATACTGAAAAGGACTGCAAATTATGAG GTACGGAAGTACAGCCCATTCATAGTGGTAGAAGCAAATGGAGATAAGTTGTCTGGGTCAAATGGATTTAACGATGTTACTGG GTATATTTTTGGAAAGAATTCCACGATGGAGAAAATACCAATGACTACTCCCGTGTTCACTCAAGCAACTGACGCCGGATTGTCCAAAGTATCCATCCAAATAGTTCTTCCTCTGGAGAAAGATTTAAGCAG CTTACCAAATCCTAATCAAGAGACAATTAGCATAAGAAGGGTGGAAGGAGGCATTGCTGCGGTAGATAAATTCAGTGGGAAACCAACTGAGGCTATTGTTTATCAGAAAGAGAAAGCACTGCGATCATGTCTTCTTAAAGATGGCCTTAAGCCTAAGATGGGTTGTTTGCTCGCTCGCTATAATGATCCTGGCCGAACATGGGAATTCATAATG AGGAACGAAGTGCTAATATGGCTTGAAGAATTCTCGCTGGAATAG
- the LOC118054187 gene encoding GDP-fucose transporter 1, giving the protein MSSIRVDSTKQLATSSLVVGYALCSSLLAVINKFAITKFNYPGLLTALQYLTSALGVWVLGKLGFLYHDSFSYETAKKFLPAALVFYLAIFTNTNLLRHANVDTFIVFRSLTPLLVAIADTLFRKQPIPSKLTFVSLFVILGGAVGYVATDSAFTLTAYSWALAYLVTITSEMVYIKHIVSNIGLNTWGLVFYNNLLSLMMAPLFWILTGEYSEVFASWGSKAGNWFEFDAFFAVSLSCIFGFLISFFGFAARKAISATAFTVTGVVNKFLTVVINVFIWDKHASPVGLFCLIFTLVGGVLYQQSVTGAGSAPLQRETVSNQTGDENDGDEESQLIKKTDGDGEK; this is encoded by the coding sequence ATGTCTTCGATTCGAGTGGATTCCACTAAGCAATTGGCGACGAGTAGTCTTGTGGTGGGTTATGCACTTTGTTCAAGTTTGCTTGCCGTAATTAACAAGTTTGCAATTACCAAATTTAACTACCCTGGCCTTTTAACTGCATTGCAGTACCTAACCTCTGCATTGGGTGTTTGGGTTTTAGGCAAATTGGGGTTTTTATATCATGATTCCTTCTCTTATGAAACTGCCAAGAAGTTCTTACCTGCTGCTCTTGTTTTCTATCTGGCTATCTTTACGAATACCAATCTTTTGCGTCATGCCAATGTCGACACGTTTATTGTGTTCAGATCCTTAACACCCCTTTTGGTGGCTATAGCTGACACTCTGTTTAGAAAACAACCCATCCCATCCAAGCTCACCTTCGTCTCCTTGTTTGTTATATTGGGTGGTGCTGTTGGCTATGTGGCCACTGATTCTGCTTTTACTTTGACTGCTTACTCTTGGGCACTTGCATATTTAGTCACTATTACTTCTGAGATGGTTTATATCAAACACATTGTCTCCAATATTGGACTCAACACCTGGGGTCTTGTGTTCTACAATAATTTGTTGTCATTGATGATGGCGCCGCTCTTCTGGATTCTTACGGGGGAGTATAGTGAGGTGTTTGCTTCCTGGGGATCAAAAGCTGGGAATTGGTTTGAATTTGATGCATTTTTTGCTGTGTCTTTGTCGTgcatttttggttttcttattagTTTCTTCGGATTTGCTGCAAGGAAGGCAATATCGGCCACCGCGTTTACTGTCACCGGGGTTGTCAATAAGTTTCTTACTGTTGTCATCAATGTGTTTATTTGGGATAAACATGCTAGCCCGGTTGGTTTATTTTGTCTTATATTCACGCTTGTTGGAGGTGTTCTTTATCAGCAGTCAGTTACTGGAGCTGGCAGCGCTCCATTGCAGCGTGAGACCGTTTCTAATCAGACAGGTGATGAAAATGATGGTGATGAGGAGAGTCAACTGATCAAAAAGACCGATGGTGATGGAGAGAAATAG
- the LOC118054188 gene encoding pentatricopeptide repeat-containing protein At1g08070, chloroplastic, translated as MAAPLTLQHHIKPPLSSENPLLTRNPTSASTIGMIASSIDDLNQPHPCIVSIEKCSNMSQLKQIHAQMLRTGLFFDPFTASKIVAFCSLQDSGSLQYARLVFSQIPNPTSYTCNSIIRGCTDKNLHQEALLFYQEMMVQGLIPDRYTFPSLFKSCRNSSEGKQIHCHSTKLGFASDTYAQNTLMNMYSNCGCLVSARKVFDKMEDKTVVSWATMIGAHAQWDQPNEAVRLFDRMIKSENVNPNEVTLVNVLTACARARDLAMVKRIHEYIDEHGFGRHVVLNTVLMDAYCKCGCVQLARDLFDNAQEKNLFSWNIMINGHVEDSDYEEALLLFREMQTKGIKGDKVTMASLLLACTHLVALELGKWLHAYIMKQRIDVDVALGTALVDMYAKCGSIGTAIQVFHEMPEKDVMTWTALILGLAMCGQSENALQYFEEMHIRGVKPDAITFVGVLAACSHAGFVDEGISHFNSMSDTYGIHPTIEHYGALVDILGRAGRIAEAEELIQSMPMAPDRFVLGGLLGACRIHGNLEAAERAAKQLLEIDPYHSGTYVLLSNIYKSSKKWEEAKRTRELMAERGMKKPPGCSQIEVHGVVHEFVKGDSSHRQSSEINEMLEDMISKLKNAGYVPDKSEVLFDMAEEEKETELSLHSEKLAIAFGLLSTSVGAPIRVVKNLRICSDCHSATKLISKLYNREIIVRDRNRFHHFKDGTCSCRGFW; from the coding sequence ATGGCCGCTCCTCTCACTCTCCAACACCATATTAAACCTCCCTTATCTTCAGAAAATCCCCTCCTCACAAGAAACCCCACCTCCGCCTCTACTATTGGTATGATCGCAAGCAGCATTGATGACCTAAACCAACCACATCCATGTATTGTTTCGATAGAAAAATGCTCCAACATGTCCCAGCTCAAGCAAATCCATGCTCAAATGCTCAGGACAGGCCTCTTCTTCGACCCCTTCACCGCCAGCAAAATTGTGGCCTTTTGCTCTCTTCAAGACTCGGGAAGTCTCCAGTATGCTCGTCTTGTCTTCTCTCAAATCCCAAATCCCACTTCCTATACTTGCAACTCTATAATTCGAGGCTGCACCGATAAGAACTTGCATCAAGAGGCACTTCTTTTCTATCAAGAAATGATGGTTCAAGGCTTGATACCGGATAGATACACCTTTCCCTCATTGTTCAAGTCTTGCAGAAATTCATCCGAGGGAAAACAGATACATTGTCACTCTACGAAGCTTGGTTTTGCTTCAGATACATATGCCCAAAACACCTTGATGAATATGTATTCGAATTGCGGTTGTTTGGTGTCAGCTAGAAAGGTGTTCGATAAAATGGAGGATAAGACTGTAGTTTCTTGGGCCACCATGATCGGGGCCCATGCACAGTGGGATCAACCCAATGAAGCTGTGAGGCTTTTCGATAGAATGATAAAGAGTGAAAATGTGAACCCTAATGAGGTTACCTTGGTTAATGTCTTAACTGCATGCGCAAGAGCGAGAGATTTGGCAATGGTGAAAAGGATTCATGAGTACATTGACGAGCATGGTTTTGGGCGCCATGTGGTTCTCAACACGGTTCTTATGGACGCTTACTGCAAGTGTGGATGTGTACAACTAGCAAGGGATCTATTTGACAATGCCCaggaaaaaaacttgttttcttggAATATCATGATAAACGGGCATGTTGAGGATAGTGATTACGAGGAGGCTTTGCTGCTGTTTCGTGAGATGCAAACCAAGGGCATTAAAGGTGACAAGGTGACCATGGCGAGCCTGCTGCTCGCTTGCACTCATCTGGTTGCTCTAGAGCTGGGAAAGTGGTTACATGCCTACATTATGAAGCAGAGGATTGACGTGGATGTTGCTTTAGGAACAGCTCTTGTGGACATGTATGCCAAGTGTGGAAGCATAGGAACTGCGATACAAGTGTTTCATGAGATGCCTGAGAAAGATGTAATGACTTGGACAGCTTTGATTCTAGGTCTTGCAATGTGCGGGCAATCGGAGAACGCTTTGCAATATTTTGAGGAGATGCATATCAGGGGAGTCAAACCGGATGCAATCACATTTGTCGGGGTTTTGGCTGCGTGTAGCCATGCTGGATTTGTTGATGAAGGCATTTCACATTTTAACTCCATGTCTGATACCTATGGCATTCACCCTACCATCGAACACTATGGTGCCTTGGTTGATATACTAGGACGAGCTGGTCGCATAGCTGAAGCAGAGGAGTTGATACAGAGCATGCCAATGGCACCTGATCGATTTGTTTTGGGGGGTCTTCTTGGTGCCTGCAGAATCCATGGAAACCTTGAGGCTGCAGAAAGAGCAGCTAAACAACTCTTGGAGATTGACCCATATCATTCGGGAACGTATGTACTTCtgtcaaatatttataaatcttcGAAGAAATGGGAGGAGGCGAAGAGAACCAGGGAATTGATGGCGGAAAGAGGTATGAAAAAGCCTCCAGGTTGCAGCCAAATCGAGGTTCATGGAGTCGTCCATGAATTCGTGAAGGGGGATTCATCACACCGCCAATCCTCGGAGATTAACGAAATGTTGGAGGACATGATTAGCAAACTAAAGAACGCTGGTTATGTTCCTGACAAATCAGAGGTGTTATTTGACATGGCTGAGGAGGAAAAGGAGACCGAGCTTAGCCTCCATAGCGAGAAGTTGGCAATTGCCTTTGGCCTCTTAAGTACAAGCGTCGGGGCTCCAATTCGAGTTGTGAAAAACCTGCGTATATGCAGTGATTGCCACAGTGCAACTAAGCTTATCTCCAAACTATACAATAGGGAAATAATTGTGAGGGACAGGAACCGGTTTCACCATTTTAAGGACGGAACCTGTTCGTGCAGGGGTTTCTGGTGA